The following are encoded together in the Gorilla gorilla gorilla isolate KB3781 chromosome 14, NHGRI_mGorGor1-v2.1_pri, whole genome shotgun sequence genome:
- the ABHD13 gene encoding protein ABHD13: MEKSWMLWNFVERWLIALASWSWALCRISLLPLIVTFHLYGGIILLLLIFISIAGILYKFQDVLLYFPEQPSSSRLYVPMPTGIPHENIFIRTKDGIRLNLILIRYTGDNSPYSPTIIYFHGNAGNIGHRLPNALLMLVNLKVNLLLVDYRGYGKSEGEASEEGLYLDSEAVLDYVMTRPDLDKTKIFLFGRSLGGAVAIHLASENSHRISAIMVENTFLSIPHMASTLFSFFPMRYLPLWCYKNKFLSYRKISQCRMPSLFISGLSDQLIPPVMMKQLYELSPSRTKRLAIFPDGTHNDTWQCQGYFTALEQFIKEVVKSHSPEEMAKTSSNVTII; this comes from the coding sequence ATGGAAAAGTCCTGGATGCTGTGGAACTTTGTTGAAAGATGGCTAATAGCCTTGGCTTCATGGTCTTGGGCTCTCTGCCGTATTTCTCTTTTACCTTTAATAGTGACTTTTCATCTGTATGGAGGCATTATCTTACTTTTGTTAATATTCATATCAATAGCAGGTATTCTGTATAAATTCCAGGATGTATTGCTTTATTTTCCAGAACAGCCATCCTCTTCACGTCTTTATGTTCCCATGCCCACTGGCATTCcacatgaaaacattttcatcagaACCAAAGATGGAATACGTCTGAATCTTATTTTGATACGGTACACTGGAGACAATTCACCCTATTCCCcaactataatttattttcatgggAATGCAGGCAACATAGGTCACAGGTTGCCAAATGCATTACTTATGTTGGTTAACCTCAAAGTTAACCTTTTGCTGGTTGATTATCGAGGATATGgaaaaagtgaaggagaagcaagtgaAGAAGGACTCTACTTAGATTCTGAAGCTGTGTTAGACTACGTGATGACTAGACCTGACcttgataaaacaaaaatttttctttttggccgTTCCTTGGGTGGAGCAGTGGCTATTCATTTGGCTTCTGAAAATTCACATAGGATTTCAGCCATTATGGTGGAGAACACATTTTTAAGCATACCACATATGGCCAgcactttattttcattctttccgaTGCGTTACCTTCCTTTATGgtgctacaaaaataaatttttgtcctACAGAAAAATCTCTCAGTGCAGAATGCCTTCTCTTTTCATCTCTGGACTCTCAGATCAATTAATTCCACCAGTAATGATGAAACAACTTTATGAACTCTCCCCATCTCGGACTAAGAGATTAGCCATTTTTCCAGATGGGACTCACAATGACACATGGCAGTGCCAAGGCTATTTCACTGCACTTGAACAGTTCATCAAAGAAGTCGTAAAGAGCCATTCTCCTGAAGAAATGGCAAAAACTTCATCTAATGTAACAATTATATAA